The nucleotide sequence GCTGCAGGTCGAGACGGCCGGCCATCGCCTTCTCGACGGCGGCGTTCACGTCGACGGGCGTCGTCGCCAGCGACGGCGGATCGGCGGGCTCGAACGTCGTCGTCCAGAAGTCGGGCGTCTGCGGGCCGAGAACGAGCGAGCGCAACTGGTCCTGCGCCTGGGCCACCGACTGCTCGCCGATGATGACGTTCTCTTCGTTGGAGGCGACCTCGGCCTCGGCCTGCACGATGTCGATGGGGGCCATGGTACCGACCTCCACGCGCTTGCGGTTGTCCGCGAGTGTCTGCCGCGAGAGATCGAGCGTCTGCTGCTGCACCGCGAGTGCAGACTGCGCGACGACCAGGTCCCAGTACGCGTTCTTCACGCTGCGCACGGTGGCCACGACGGTGTTACGGAACTGCATCTCGCTGATCGCGAGGTTGTTCTTGTTCACGAGGATCTGCTGCCGCGTGTTGTCGATGGCGCGATTGCGCAGCAGTGGCTGCGTGAAGTTGAACGTCAGGTTGCCGCGCGTGGTCGGGTTCAACGTGGTGAACCTGTCGTTCGTCTTGGTGCGCGAGGTGTCGTAGCCGAGTGTGTAGGACCCGCCGGTCGGGAGGAACTGCTCCACGCCGAAACTGCCCACGGCCTGCTTCTGCTGGTAGCTCGCGCTGTCCTCGGCCGCCGACTGGAGGATGCTGGCGACGGGCGACTCGACGCTCTGGAACCGGATCCGCCCGGTGAGCGTCGGGAGCCATCCGCCGTACGCCTGGGCGAGATCGAGCTCCGAGAACGCCGGATTCATGCGCTGGACCTGGAGTGACACGTTCTGCTCCAGTGCCATCGCGACGGCTTCGTCGATCGTGATCCGGCGAACCGGTCCGGCGAGTGCCGAAAGCGGCGTGGTCGGCGTCTGCGCGGAAGCGCCTGCCGCGGCAGATGCCATGGCCAGCGCCACGATACCGCGCCGGAAACGAAAGGGAACCGATGGGATCACGGACGTCAACTCCATCTCCTGGGAGAGCAGCTCGATAGGGCCGTCCGGGACGAGTGAAGGATGTCCGGGTATGCGGCCGAACCAATAGACGAAATCATACAGGCCGCGGTTCGGCCCAGATGGCGCGTCCCACGACCGGATGATGCGTCCACCCGCCGGACACGCGAGGACCGTGCCGGCGTGCCACGCGAATTGGCAAATGCCCTTGCCGAGGGCACAATGCCTTGGTCGATGACCCCGTTGCATGCCCGATTCGTGCTCACCGCCGTCCTGCTCGGCATCGCCGCGCCGGCATCGCTCGTCGCCCAGCCGGCCACGGCCACGCGCGCGGCATCGTCGGCCGCCGCGGCGACGTTCCCGCTCACCGTGGACAGCATCATGCGGGGACCGGCGCTCGTCGGGTATCCACCAACAGGTCTCCGCTGGTCCGGCGACAGCGCGCGCCTCTATTTCGAGTGGCAGGCGCGTGACGAGGACGAGTCGGCGACGTGGGTGGTCAACGCCGACGGCACCGGCCTGCGCAGGCTGACGGAGGAGGAGCGGCGCCTCGCGCCGCCCGTCAACGGCCGCCGGGATCGCGCCGGCCGCCGCGTGCTGAGCGCGGTGCGTGGAGACATCGCGCTCTTGGACACCGTTGCGGGGACGCGCCTCGATCTCACGCGCATGGCCGGCGCCGAGTCGTCGCCGCGCTGGGCGCGCAACGAGACGCACGTCACGTTCGTGCGCGATGGCGGCCTCTATCTGATCGCGCTCGATACGGGTGGCATTCAGCAGATCGCCGAATCGGGCCAGAAGACGCCCGATCCGAAGAAGA is from Acidobacteriota bacterium and encodes:
- a CDS encoding TolC family protein; amino-acid sequence: MIPSVPFRFRRGIVALAMASAAAGASAQTPTTPLSALAGPVRRITIDEAVAMALEQNVSLQVQRMNPAFSELDLAQAYGGWLPTLTGRIRFQSVESPVASILQSAAEDSASYQQKQAVGSFGVEQFLPTGGSYTLGYDTSRTKTNDRFTTLNPTTRGNLTFNFTQPLLRNRAIDNTRQQILVNKNNLAISEMQFRNTVVATVRSVKNAYWDLVVAQSALAVQQQTLDLSRQTLADNRKRVEVGTMAPIDIVQAEAEVASNEENVIIGEQSVAQAQDQLRSLVLGPQTPDFWTTTFEPADPPSLATTPVDVNAAVEKAMAGRLDLQQARKQLENNDVRIRYWRNQTLPDVSAVVDYGLAGLGGSLIQRQAGDDPFNPGAETGSRTVIPYTDVLGDVLGFTYPTWSVSVNVRYPVGRNVNRVNLERQRLTNEQNLLQLRDLERQVVQQVRDLARQVNTNLQRVATTQAARSLAERRLEAEQKKFGVGLSTTFNVLQAQRDLAVARNNEQRAILDFEKSRVDFEAAQEASISGSGGSLSVNNVGTQNGGGANTGTGNR